One genomic segment of Strix aluco isolate bStrAlu1 chromosome 9, bStrAlu1.hap1, whole genome shotgun sequence includes these proteins:
- the PLSCR5 gene encoding phospholipid scramblase family member 5 — MASQESQRQTNSIFKDYLPGSSDLPEQNKPIEPTSLWKQTSHTHNMPPGLEYLNQLDQIIIHQQVELLEAILGTETSSKYEIKNHLGQRVYFAVEENDCFDRNLCSPIRSFTIRIADNTGREVIRVKRPLRCNSCWFPCFLQELEVQSPPGTVAGYVVQNWDPFLPKFTIQNESKEDVLKIVGPCATCGCFEDVDFEVKALNEMSTIGKISKYWSGFVNNVFTNTANFGIQVPVDLDVRIKAVMIGACFLIDLMFFENSLDGL, encoded by the exons ATGGCCTCTCAAG AATCTCAGAGACAAACCAACTCAATCTTTAAGGATTACCTCCCCGGTTCTTCTGACCTTCCTGAACAGAATAAGCCTATTGAACCAACAAGTCTCTGGAAGCAAACATCACACACTCATAACATGCCACCTGGTCTGGAGTACCTGAACCAG ctggaCCAGATAATTATTCATCAGCAAGTGGAGCTTCTTGAAG CCATACTTGGCACAGAGACCTCCAGCAAATATGAGATAAAAAACCATTTGGGACAAAGAGTTTACTTTGCAGTAGAAGAAAATGATTGCTTTGATCGTAACTTGTGTTCGCCTATAAGGTCTTTCACCATAAGGATTGCAGATAACACAGGCCGAGAAGTGATTAGAGTGAAGAGACCCCTGAGATGCAACAGCTGCTGGTTCCCCTGCTTCCTGCAAGAG TTAGAAGTTCAGTCCCCACCAGGTACAGTAGCTGGATATGTTGTACAGAACTGGGACCCTTTTCTGCCAAAGTTTACTATACAAAATGAAAGTAAAgaagatgtattaaaaatagttgGCCCGTGTGCAACTTGTGGCTGTTTTGAAGATGTTGACTTTGAG GTAAAAGCTCTCAATGAGATGTCAACGATTGGCAAAATTTCCAAGTACTGGTCTGGATTTGTAAACAATGTCTTTACCAACACTGCCAACTTTGGGATCCAGGTCCCTGTAGATCTTGATGTGAGAATCAAGGCAGTAATGATTGGTGCTTGTTTCCTCATT GACTTAATGTTCTTTGAAAACTCTTTGGATGGATTATAA